The Acetonema longum DSM 6540 genome segment CGGCTGCGGCATAGCTCCGGACGTCCAGAGTGACGCCCTTGCCTTGATTGGCATTGACCGGTTTAATGGCCACAGGCCTGTCTAAGTAAGCTAAAGCGTTAGCCGCTTCAGAAGGGGCGGTCACCACCATCCCTTCCGGCACCGGCAGGCCGGCATCAGCCAGCACCTGTTTGGTCAAGTGTTTATCCCCGGCCAGATCCGAAGCTAGCAACCCGGTTTTATTAGTGACAGTCGCCCATACCTTTCGCTGTTTACAACCATAGCCCAATAGCAGGAGATCTTCTGAGCCAATCCGGGTCACTGGAATATTCCGTTGGCAGGCCGCATCGTATATGGCCTGAGTGCTTGGTCCCAGCCGGTCGGCATCCTTCATCGCCCTCAGCCGGGCAATAAGATTTGGGAGATCCGCAGCCGGGTTTTGTTCTTGCGCTCCATAGGCGGCAAGCAGAATGTCAAGAGCGGTTTGAGCGGCCGCCCTGGCCAGAGACTCGGACTGATAACCGACGACTACATTATAGATTGCTTTTTCGCCGCTCCATCGGGCTTTGCCGAATCGGATGTCGCAACCGGCCAGAGTTTGAAGTTCCAGAACGATATGTTCAAAAATGTGGGCCCCATAGGTACCCTCCCGCAAACGCATGACAAAGCCGCCAGGCAGGCCATAAGAACACTGATGTTCAGCCAGGCCAGGCAGCCAGGCCAGCAGCTTATCGACAAAATCCCCGAAAGCGTTACTGGCAATGCTTTCGTACCCGCCTAAATCCAGCCTCACCTGCAGCACCGGGCGATAGCTGTAGAGATTCGGCCCCTTTAGGGTTCGTACCGACAAGATCTTCAAAATGTTTGACACCTCTTTTATTTTTGCAAACTCATGAGCCGTCTCGAGCCAGAGACCGTTCAAAAAGGTTCAGATGCTAGGTAAGAGCACCGCCTGCGTTGCCGTACTAAAGGAATTTAAATGACTTTTCGGCTTATAAGAAATCATTCGCTACTGCCTATCTCCCGAAAAATCACAAATTCTAATGCAGCGCAACGAGGACGGGCGTGAGACTGTACGTTCGCAGGGTTCGGCGAAAGCTGGAAAGAAGCGAAGCCTCATGAAAGTAGGAGAAAGTAAGGTGCTTTTCGAGTAGTCACAACGAAGTAGCTATCTAAAATAACCCGAAAAGTACTACTTTCTGAACTACCCGCCTCAGGAAGCGACGATGCAGATGGGCCTTTTTCAACGGTCTTCCACCATAAATGGTTGACGACGTCTTATATCAAAGCCGAATCCTGCCGGCAAAATGTGCAGGAGCACGTTAGTAAGGGCCAGCGGGTCATTCGGTTGGGACTCGGATATATTGGAGTGCAGGATCTGTTTGCCGTCGGCAATGGTTACAGTCTGGGTACCAACCACCGTCGAGCGCCCCTGAGGATTTACCAGGAGAGCAGTATCTTCATCAATACCCACCCCCAGCACAAAGGGGTTTTGCGCCACCGCCGCCAGGATCCGGTTCATCCGTCCCCGTTGGGCGAAATGCTGGTCAATTACTACATCGGTCAAAAGTCCCATGCCATGGGCCATGCTGAGACTGGACTTTTTGGGAGTATCGCTGGAGTCCCCTTCCACGATCATGGTATTGCTCATCACTGAGGCGCCGGCGCTTGTCCCGGCAATAACTGCTCCTCTGGCGTGAGCCCGGCGTATGGCCTCATCGGCGCGGGTGCCGCCAAGGATGCTGGTTAGCCGCAATTGGTCGCCGCCGGTGATGAAGATCCCGGTGGCACTGTCGATTTCCCCGGCCTGGCACCGGTCGTTGGCAGTCTCCCGGTCATCAATGTAAATGATAGAGCAGGAAACCGCGCCCAGGTTTAAAAACAGGCTGCGATATTCACTGCCCACTTCCCGGGGATACTCAGTGGCAGTGGTGATCACGGCAATCGCAGCCTCCCGGCCTTGGGCCAGCGCCAAAAAATGGCGCAATATCAGACAATCACCCTGCTTGTCCTCATTGCCGCCGATGACCAGCAAGTCGCCTTCCCCTTTCCCCATCGCCAGCTTCTCCTTTTGCCACAACAAATTCTTGTCTTGTAATTTCTCGATCTGTATTATTTTTGCCAATTCCGGCGGAATTTTATGCAAAAATTGCATCCGGTAAACAGCTGACGGCCAACTGACCAATTCTCAGTCGAAAGCATATACTATCGCGGAAAGATCTCCAGATTCGAGGTTGCAGACGAATTTTACAACAGATTCCTAATATTTTAAGAGAGGAGTGAAAAAATGATTATCCGAATGCTGGGAAAAGAGTCTGAAATCCAGGTGTCTCGGGAACGCGCCGTCAAGACCGCCGCTCAGGGCCGGATCCTCATTGTAAGATCCAGCCGTCTTTTGACCTTATATAACGGCAATACCCCGATGCGGCAATTTCCGGTTGCCTTAGGCAAGGTTGCCACCCCCACCCCTTTAGGTAATTTTGCTATAGCCAGTAAAATCGTCAATCCGGGCGGAGTTCTTGGCACCCGCTGGATGGGTCTGAATTTTGACGCTTATGGCATACACGGGACCAATAAGCCTGCTTTAATCGGGTCCTACGTCTCCAATGGATGCATCCGGATGCACAACTCCCATGTGGAGGAACTGTTCTTCTTGGTGGGGATCGGCACGCCGGTCTGGATCCGGGATACACCGGCATAAACGTTCCGCCAAGTCCATCACCTTAGCCAGGCGCTTCACCATATAGGCGAGCACTGCCTGCCGTTCAGAGGCGTCAGCCAGCCATTCCGACGGTATCTCTTCTATGATCTCTGCCAGTTGTTCTTGGGTGATATCCCTAAATTTTACAGCATAGTGCATAATATCATCGGCTGTAAAATAGTATTTGAGCAACATCCGAAAGGAGCGGCGATAATCAATATGAATTTTATCGGCCAAAAGAGCCAGAGAGTCGGTTGTCCAGCGGCCCCGCCGAAAGAGATGTGAATGATCAATGGCATAGATCCGGTATCCCTGATCTTCGCGGCGAATTAATAAATTTTTGTAATTCTGAGTCCGGTCCATATTGTGAAACAAATGATCGAAGAGCACTACCCCGGCCATTTGACGCTTATTGACTGCCCTGGGTAGATTAGCTTTCGTCACATAGCGGCTTCCGGCCAGAAACAATGAAGCGAAATGATATCCCGATCCGGCGGCGGAATGGGCCCGATGACGGTGAAACACTTCCCGGGGCTGGATAAAGATAATGTCACCCGACGGAAAACATAGGTCCGTCAAAATTCCCAATCTGGCGGCAATCAGTTCATTGACCAGGATTTTCGGGCCCAGGTGATTATTTTGCAATTTCACCACATAAACTTGTCTGTCATCCGCCAGAAACAGCTGCGGCGATGTTACTCCCAGGCCAACCGGTCCCAGATATCTGACGGCTTTTAACATATTGCACCCTCCTCCGGCAGACTCGAAAAGTGATTCTGTTTT includes the following:
- a CDS encoding cyanophycinase translates to MGKGEGDLLVIGGNEDKQGDCLILRHFLALAQGREAAIAVITTATEYPREVGSEYRSLFLNLGAVSCSIIYIDDRETANDRCQAGEIDSATGIFITGGDQLRLTSILGGTRADEAIRRAHARGAVIAGTSAGASVMSNTMIVEGDSSDTPKKSSLSMAHGMGLLTDVVIDQHFAQRGRMNRILAAVAQNPFVLGVGIDEDTALLVNPQGRSTVVGTQTVTIADGKQILHSNISESQPNDPLALTNVLLHILPAGFGFDIRRRQPFMVEDR
- a CDS encoding L,D-transpeptidase; this translates as MIIRMLGKESEIQVSRERAVKTAAQGRILIVRSSRLLTLYNGNTPMRQFPVALGKVATPTPLGNFAIASKIVNPGGVLGTRWMGLNFDAYGIHGTNKPALIGSYVSNGCIRMHNSHVEELFFLVGIGTPVWIRDTPA
- a CDS encoding HipA family kinase, translated to MLKAVRYLGPVGLGVTSPQLFLADDRQVYVVKLQNNHLGPKILVNELIAARLGILTDLCFPSGDIIFIQPREVFHRHRAHSAAGSGYHFASLFLAGSRYVTKANLPRAVNKRQMAGVVLFDHLFHNMDRTQNYKNLLIRREDQGYRIYAIDHSHLFRRGRWTTDSLALLADKIHIDYRRSFRMLLKYYFTADDIMHYAVKFRDITQEQLAEIIEEIPSEWLADASERQAVLAYMVKRLAKVMDLAERLCRCIPDPDRRADPHQEEQFLHMGVVHPDASIGDVGPD